One Perca flavescens isolate YP-PL-M2 chromosome 14, PFLA_1.0, whole genome shotgun sequence genomic window carries:
- the LOC114567792 gene encoding uncharacterized protein LOC114567792 produces the protein MAPGWSCRRQDNDRLQLSTYIIIITPTRRSAKHPQLSSGSGSAVLPIYLCSVLRSCSVPKVSFSLSIRSSFLLMSQPFIIKMRSRVRTQQHDHFNKGVILLSNQSWEVVCKQGPKSWLGPKSWLQKVLERIRDGFGEHIPDDVSSKRGLVLHCWQSHCSELGTWRSTTKLPLADIADTELLEKVKKVSESTTLEDLEKSNAPLLDYLANAGCLRPMRSIRDRDLLVQEIVMFQVIHRVQSPFQRFCEGVKTLWVQDQIRRHPDSFRPLFCYELWMIFSAFISLQKGATRELLRRWSLLSGGTISKMQKKKGHPN, from the exons cctacatcatcatcatcacgcCAACGCGCCGATCCGCCAAACATCCACAGCTGTCCTCCGGCTCCGGCTCCGCTGTCCTGCCCATCTATCTGTGCTCCGTCCTGCGCTCCTGTAGCGTCCCCAAAGTTTCTTTTTCGCTCTCTATCCGCTCGTCTTTCCTCCTTATGTCTCAGccattcattatcaaaatgCGCTCCCG AGTCAGGACACAGCAGCATGACCATTTCAACAAGGGCGTAATACTACTCTCTAATCAATCATGGGAAGTAGTGTGCAAACAAGGTCCAAAATCATGGTTAGGTCCAAAATCATGGTTACAAAAAGTTTTAGAACGCATCAGGGATGGCTTTGGTGAGCACATTCCAGACGATGTCAG CTCTAAGAGAGGACTGGTACTACATTGCTGGCAAAGCCATTGCAGTGAGCTTGGTACATGGCGATCCACCACCAAACTTCCTCTCGCAGACATAGCTGACACAGAACTcttggaaaaagtcaaaaag GTATCTGAAAGTACAACCCTTGAGGACCTTGAAAAGTCAAATGCACCTTTGCTTGACTACTTGGCCAATGCAGGATGTCTGAGGCCTATGCGGTCGATAAGAGACAGGGATCTGCTGGTACAAGAAATTGTCATGTTTCAGGTCATCCACAGGGTTCAAAGTCCATTTCAAAG ATTCTGTGAAGGAGTGAAAACTCTTTGGGTTCAGGACCAAATACGAAGACATCCAGACAGCTTTCGACCATTGTTCTGCTATGAGCTGTGGATGATCTTTTCAGCATTCATCTCTCTCCAGAAGGGAGCAACAAGAGAGCTGCTGAGGAGATGGTCGTTACTTTCTGGAGGGACTATCTCCAAAATGCAGAAG aaGAAGGGCCATCCAAACTAG